From Brochothrix thermosphacta DSM 20171 = FSL F6-1036, a single genomic window includes:
- a CDS encoding response regulator transcription factor has product MKTILIADDDKNIRELVKYPLIAEGYHICEAADGEAALRIVQQQQIDLAILDVMMPYIDGYEVAEAIRVDNDIPIIMLTAKGELADKAKGFNAGIDDYMTKPFAPEELQFRIQALFRRYDVSNKTLLTVGQLVIDRKTYKVSKGTKDIFLPLKEFELIYELASQPERIFTREDLITRIWGADYEGNDRTVDVHIKRLREHLGDGSNVVIKTVRGVGYTLEVMA; this is encoded by the coding sequence GTGAAAACGATTTTAATTGCAGATGATGATAAAAATATTCGTGAGTTGGTGAAGTACCCTCTCATTGCTGAAGGGTATCATATATGTGAAGCTGCTGATGGCGAAGCGGCATTACGCATCGTACAACAACAACAAATCGATTTAGCGATACTCGATGTGATGATGCCATACATAGATGGTTATGAAGTTGCCGAAGCAATCCGAGTAGATAATGATATTCCTATTATTATGTTAACAGCAAAAGGGGAATTGGCTGATAAGGCGAAAGGTTTTAATGCAGGTATCGATGACTATATGACAAAACCATTTGCACCAGAAGAACTACAGTTTCGGATCCAAGCGTTATTTCGCCGTTATGATGTGTCTAATAAAACACTATTAACGGTTGGACAACTAGTAATTGATCGAAAGACATACAAAGTGAGTAAAGGAACAAAAGATATCTTTTTACCTTTAAAAGAATTTGAACTAATCTACGAGCTAGCGAGTCAACCAGAGCGGATTTTCACACGCGAGGATTTAATTACTCGTATTTGGGGTGCTGACTACGAAGGGAATGATCGAACGGTTGACGTTCATATTAAACGTCTCCGCGAACATCTAGGTGACGGTAGTAATGTGGTCATTAAAACAGTCCGCGGTGTCGGTTATACGCTGGAGGTAATGGCATGA
- a CDS encoding threonine/serine exporter family protein — translation MSIKAGRVIDICVLTGKIMLENGAENYRVEDTMKRIANACYDGAEVGNSFATPTGIFMTIEDEGIKLQEVTKRTLNLKKVTEANQISREIVNKEISLDEAYKKLVRLDTENNLYPVWIQFTAAFIVSGALMLLFGGVWSDFIVTAFIGGIGYLIFYYNDELLKIKFLAEVLASMAIAAMGIFAVKYSIVSTLNIVVTGAVMPLVPGVPIANAVRDLLAGHLISGMGRGVEAILSAASIAIGIAITYRFLLN, via the coding sequence TTGAGCATTAAAGCTGGACGAGTGATTGATATCTGTGTATTAACAGGTAAAATCATGTTGGAAAATGGTGCTGAAAACTATCGAGTAGAAGATACAATGAAACGTATTGCCAATGCTTGTTATGATGGAGCGGAGGTAGGCAATAGTTTTGCGACACCAACAGGTATTTTTATGACAATTGAAGATGAAGGTATTAAACTACAAGAGGTCACCAAGCGAACGTTAAACCTAAAAAAAGTAACCGAAGCCAATCAAATTTCTCGTGAAATTGTCAACAAAGAAATTTCTCTTGATGAAGCCTATAAAAAATTAGTGCGATTGGATACAGAGAATAATCTTTATCCTGTATGGATTCAATTCACTGCCGCTTTTATTGTGAGTGGCGCCTTAATGCTTCTTTTTGGTGGTGTATGGTCCGATTTTATTGTGACTGCGTTTATTGGCGGTATTGGTTATTTGATTTTCTACTATAACGATGAATTATTAAAAATTAAATTTTTAGCTGAAGTCCTTGCTTCAATGGCAATTGCCGCCATGGGGATTTTTGCAGTTAAATATTCAATTGTATCAACATTGAATATTGTTGTAACAGGTGCAGTGATGCCATTAGTGCCTGGTGTGCCAATTGCAAATGCTGTGCGGGATTTACTAGCGGGGCACTTAATATCAGGAATGGGTCGTGGTGTCGAAGCGATTTTATCAGCAGCATCAATAGCAATAGGGATTGCTATTACATATCGCTTTTTATTGAACTAA
- a CDS encoding sensor histidine kinase, giving the protein MKTLYLRIVYITLIVMVLSSLLGFLGANLYYQVKLKPVNDEKIMKVAKEIKEYYLTNDEVKIENYLEHIGELGYEVLKVNQAGDKKYFGEAFRKTAIDQKVIDDVLAGEPYHGILNFNTGWFITGFFDNDVRNTVGVEVEGYALFIRPSQEDQFGELRIFIAMIAVFTGIISVIAVFIMTRFIVKPVRMLTKATKAFSKGETTITLPTKRQDEIGQLARSFEEMTTELSLAEQKRQEFVANVSHELQTPLTAIQGFARILQNQELSKAEREKYLRIITNETNRLSGLTNQLLLLSYLDQTDELLTPEEVRVSEQIQQFTASTEWRWRAKNIFIQMETVPALVLANGPLLYQVWQNIIGNAINYTPIDGEINIKMSHDNDFLFVSISNTGDKIPADDLAHIFERFYQADKMRERTEESSGLGLAISAEIVKRHRGTIQVESNDEETIFTVMLPKHK; this is encoded by the coding sequence ATGAAAACACTTTATTTACGAATCGTTTACATCACATTAATTGTCATGGTGTTGAGCAGTTTACTTGGCTTTTTAGGTGCTAATTTATACTATCAGGTGAAGTTGAAGCCAGTTAATGATGAAAAAATAATGAAGGTAGCGAAAGAAATTAAAGAGTATTATTTGACGAATGATGAGGTCAAAATAGAAAATTACCTTGAGCATATAGGCGAGCTCGGTTATGAGGTATTAAAAGTAAATCAAGCAGGCGATAAAAAATATTTTGGTGAGGCCTTTAGAAAAACGGCAATAGACCAGAAAGTCATTGATGATGTCTTAGCAGGTGAACCCTATCATGGTATCTTAAACTTTAATACAGGCTGGTTTATTACAGGCTTTTTTGATAACGATGTTAGGAACACTGTGGGTGTCGAGGTGGAAGGTTATGCGCTGTTTATTCGTCCAAGCCAAGAGGATCAATTTGGAGAACTGCGTATTTTCATTGCGATGATCGCAGTATTCACAGGTATTATTAGTGTGATTGCTGTATTCATTATGACCCGTTTCATTGTAAAACCTGTCCGGATGTTAACAAAAGCTACCAAAGCTTTTTCAAAAGGCGAAACAACCATTACATTGCCGACAAAACGCCAAGATGAGATTGGACAATTAGCCCGTTCTTTTGAAGAAATGACCACAGAATTGTCGTTGGCTGAACAAAAACGGCAAGAGTTTGTGGCAAATGTCTCACATGAATTACAAACACCGTTAACCGCAATACAAGGTTTTGCTAGAATTCTTCAAAATCAAGAGCTAAGTAAAGCAGAACGCGAAAAATATTTACGAATTATTACAAATGAAACGAACCGTTTATCTGGATTGACCAATCAGTTGTTACTGTTATCCTATTTAGATCAAACGGATGAATTGTTAACGCCTGAAGAAGTTCGGGTTTCTGAGCAGATTCAACAATTTACAGCATCGACAGAATGGCGTTGGCGGGCCAAAAATATTTTTATTCAAATGGAAACAGTACCTGCGCTTGTATTGGCAAATGGCCCTTTGCTTTATCAAGTGTGGCAAAATATCATCGGTAATGCCATTAACTACACACCGATAGATGGTGAAATAAATATTAAAATGAGTCACGATAATGATTTTCTATTCGTAAGTATTTCAAATACAGGTGATAAAATACCGGCTGACGATCTTGCGCATATATTTGAACGTTTTTATCAAGCAGATAAAATGCGTGAACGTACAGAAGAGAGTAGCGGTTTAGGATTGGCAATTTCCGCTGAAATTGTTAAGCGCCATCGAGGGACAATTCAAGTGGAATCGAATGATGAAGAAACAATTTTCACAGTTATGTTACCCAAGCATAAATAA
- a CDS encoding threonine/serine exporter family protein produces the protein MLTYILHIALSFVSVATFGVLLNIPKRAFIACGIIGAICWTVFEAFLFMGTGKIMSTLVASFTVAIASDRMARHMKMPMIIFNMPGIVPLVPGFIAMTAVREYVNGDYLSAINNTVHVCMVAGAIAIGLMLSEVFNNNIRRFIVRREG, from the coding sequence ATGTTAACTTATATTTTACACATTGCGTTGAGTTTTGTTTCAGTGGCCACCTTTGGTGTTTTGTTGAATATTCCTAAACGTGCCTTTATCGCCTGTGGGATAATTGGTGCTATTTGTTGGACTGTTTTTGAAGCATTTCTTTTTATGGGAACAGGGAAAATCATGTCAACATTAGTGGCGTCCTTTACTGTTGCCATTGCAAGTGATCGAATGGCTCGACATATGAAAATGCCGATGATTATTTTCAATATGCCAGGAATTGTTCCACTTGTACCCGGTTTTATTGCAATGACAGCCGTAAGAGAATATGTAAATGGTGATTATTTATCTGCAATCAATAATACCGTACATGTTTGTATGGTAGCAGGAGCGATTGCAATTGGTTTGATGTTATCAGAAGTGTTTAATAACAATATCCGTCGTTTCATAGTCCGACGTGAGGGTTAA
- a CDS encoding phosphocarrier protein HPr, with translation MEKQTFTVIDETGIHARPATLLVQSASKFASDVQLGYNGKDVNLKSIMGVMSLGIGKGAEITISAEGADEKEAIAGLTETLKKEGLAE, from the coding sequence ATGGAAAAACAAACATTCACTGTTATCGACGAAACAGGTATTCACGCACGCCCAGCAACTTTATTGGTACAATCAGCAAGCAAGTTTGCTTCAGATGTTCAATTAGGTTACAACGGCAAAGATGTTAACTTAAAATCAATCATGGGTGTTATGTCTTTAGGTATTGGTAAAGGCGCTGAAATTACAATCTCTGCAGAGGGTGCTGACGAAAAAGAAGCAATCGCTGGATTAACTGAAACACTTAAGAAAGAAGGATTGGCAGAATAA
- the ptsP gene encoding phosphoenolpyruvate--protein phosphotransferase, protein MAKKTLTGIAASDGIAVGPAYLLVEPDLSFEKKNITDVDSEIKRFEAAVTVSISELEAIRDKAKTDLGEDKAAIFDAHLLVAQDPEVTGQIEEHIKNNINAEAALQDATDTFITIFESMDNEYMRERAADIRDVRKRIMSHLLNVELPSPTMIDSEVVVVSEDLTPSDTAQLNRKFVKGFVTDIGGRTSHSAIMARSLEIPAIVGSGSITESVTNGTMIIVDGLEGNVLVDPTEAEIAEYQEKQAAFEAQQAEWEKLKNEKSVSKDGKEVLLVANIGSPGDMEGVISNGAEGVGLYRTEFLFMGRDNFPSEDEQFDAYKAVLEGVKEGAPVVVRTLDIGGDKNLSYLKLPEEMNPFLGVRAIRLCFKEQDMFRTQLRALLRASVYGHLQIMFPMIATLGEFRKAKAMLEEEKAKLVSEGIKVSNDIEVGIMIEIPAAAIIADQFAKEVDFMSIGTNDLIQYSMAADRMNQDISYLYQPYNPAILRLVKNVIDAAHKEGKWAGMCGEMAGDQTAVPLLLGLGLDEFSMSASSVLKTRSLIAKLSSTEMAELAEKAINCATQEDVIATMDEYLK, encoded by the coding sequence ATGGCTAAAAAAACACTTACCGGAATAGCAGCATCAGACGGTATTGCTGTTGGACCAGCCTATTTGCTTGTAGAACCTGATTTATCGTTTGAGAAAAAGAACATTACTGACGTTGATAGCGAAATTAAACGTTTTGAAGCGGCTGTTACTGTTTCTATCTCTGAATTGGAAGCAATTCGCGATAAAGCTAAAACAGACTTAGGTGAAGACAAAGCTGCCATCTTTGATGCACATTTACTTGTTGCTCAAGATCCAGAAGTGACAGGTCAAATCGAAGAACATATTAAAAATAACATCAATGCAGAAGCTGCTCTTCAAGATGCAACTGATACGTTTATTACAATTTTTGAATCGATGGATAATGAGTACATGCGTGAGCGTGCTGCTGATATTCGTGACGTTCGTAAACGTATTATGTCGCACTTATTAAATGTTGAGTTGCCATCACCAACAATGATCGATAGTGAAGTTGTTGTCGTTTCTGAAGATTTAACACCTTCAGATACAGCACAATTGAATCGTAAATTTGTTAAAGGTTTTGTAACTGACATTGGTGGACGTACTTCTCACTCAGCAATCATGGCGCGTTCGTTAGAAATTCCTGCAATCGTAGGAAGTGGTTCTATTACTGAATCAGTAACTAACGGTACAATGATTATTGTTGATGGTCTTGAAGGGAACGTACTTGTTGATCCAACAGAAGCAGAAATTGCTGAGTACCAAGAAAAGCAAGCTGCATTTGAAGCTCAACAAGCTGAATGGGAAAAACTAAAAAATGAAAAATCTGTCTCTAAAGATGGAAAAGAAGTTCTTTTAGTTGCAAACATTGGTTCACCTGGAGACATGGAAGGTGTTATTTCTAACGGTGCTGAAGGCGTTGGTTTATACCGTACTGAATTCTTATTTATGGGTCGCGATAACTTCCCATCTGAAGATGAGCAATTTGATGCTTATAAAGCAGTGCTTGAAGGTGTTAAAGAAGGCGCTCCTGTTGTTGTCCGTACTTTGGACATTGGTGGGGACAAAAACTTATCATACCTTAAATTACCAGAAGAAATGAACCCATTCTTAGGCGTGCGTGCAATTCGTTTATGCTTCAAAGAACAAGATATGTTCCGTACTCAATTACGTGCTTTATTGCGCGCAAGTGTTTATGGTCATTTACAAATCATGTTCCCAATGATTGCAACTTTAGGCGAATTCCGTAAAGCTAAAGCAATGTTAGAAGAAGAGAAAGCAAAATTAGTTTCTGAAGGCATTAAAGTATCTAACGATATCGAAGTTGGTATCATGATCGAGATTCCTGCAGCTGCAATTATTGCTGATCAATTCGCTAAAGAAGTAGACTTTATGAGTATCGGAACAAACGACTTGATTCAATACTCAATGGCTGCTGACCGTATGAACCAAGATATTTCTTATCTTTACCAACCATATAACCCAGCAATTTTACGTCTTGTGAAAAACGTTATTGACGCAGCTCACAAAGAAGGTAAATGGGCAGGTATGTGTGGCGAGATGGCGGGCGATCAAACAGCAGTACCATTGTTGTTAGGTTTAGGCTTAGATGAATTCTCTATGAGTGCATCATCAGTCTTGAAAACCCGTTCATTAATTGCTAAATTATCTTCAACTGAAATGGCAGAGTTAGCTGAAAAAGCAATTAACTGTGCAACTCAAGAAGATGTAATTGCAACAATGGATGAATATCTTAAATAA
- a CDS encoding ABC transporter permease: MFLALKELKHSKLRYVLVIFIMTLIVWLVLFVSGLANGLAKENASAIEQDSATHFVVQDETENRLARSAITDKQLEEVKAEYGEKATPLQVNTATIVPKNSKQKTDVTYFGIDKKQFMAPVVTEGTALKDLTGNEVVVDDKMKADNFKLGSRFTDERSGVVYTIKGFTTGQAYSHTPVVYMNGSAFDEMIPKTKHTIGKYSAIVLNITDKEAEKGNFKGLTIVTQKDIVENIPGYSAEQGSLTMMIVFLIVIATFVLAAFFYVITIQKMSQFGVLKALGATNAYLSRSLLSQILVLAIISIVISILLTLGVASILPAGMPFAMTPMMITGISAIFIVVSVLGSLLSLYRVFKVDPIEAIGGSN, from the coding sequence ATGTTTTTAGCATTAAAAGAATTAAAACATTCGAAATTACGTTATGTATTAGTGATTTTTATTATGACATTGATTGTTTGGTTAGTCTTATTTGTATCAGGTTTAGCCAATGGTTTAGCAAAGGAAAATGCTTCTGCGATTGAACAGGATTCAGCCACGCATTTTGTTGTGCAAGATGAAACAGAAAATCGTTTAGCACGTTCAGCTATTACAGATAAACAATTAGAAGAAGTAAAAGCAGAATACGGTGAAAAGGCAACGCCGTTACAAGTTAATACGGCAACAATTGTACCGAAGAACAGCAAGCAAAAAACAGACGTTACTTACTTTGGTATTGATAAAAAACAATTCATGGCTCCGGTCGTAACTGAAGGTACAGCCTTAAAAGATTTAACAGGTAATGAAGTAGTCGTGGATGACAAAATGAAAGCTGACAATTTTAAATTGGGTAGTCGTTTTACAGATGAGCGCTCTGGCGTTGTCTATACTATTAAAGGTTTTACAACTGGACAAGCTTACAGTCACACACCTGTTGTTTATATGAATGGTTCAGCATTTGACGAAATGATACCTAAAACGAAGCATACAATTGGTAAATACAGTGCCATCGTTTTAAACATTACGGATAAAGAAGCTGAAAAAGGCAACTTTAAAGGCCTCACTATTGTGACACAGAAAGATATTGTTGAAAATATCCCTGGTTATTCGGCAGAACAAGGCTCGTTGACGATGATGATTGTTTTCTTAATTGTGATTGCAACTTTTGTGTTAGCAGCATTTTTCTATGTCATAACAATTCAAAAGATGAGTCAATTTGGTGTTTTGAAAGCACTAGGTGCAACAAATGCGTATCTTTCACGTAGTTTGTTAAGTCAAATTTTAGTTTTGGCAATCATTAGTATTGTTATTAGCATTCTTTTAACTCTAGGTGTAGCAAGCATACTCCCAGCTGGCATGCCATTTGCGATGACACCAATGATGATTACCGGCATTTCTGCAATATTTATTGTTGTATCTGTCTTGGGTTCATTGTTATCACTCTATCGTGTCTTCAAAGTTGATCCAATCGAAGCTATAGGAGGTAGTAATTAA
- a CDS encoding VOC family protein, whose translation MAKIYPYLMFENAKEALTYYEEVFGATNIARIQMTPDQEAAFDTPVPNLEDSTIHGTFSVLGADLFCSDTFGKSLVEGNNTSLLLDINSEDEIAAKAADDFYDKVLASNTVKLEMPYAEQFWGGKMGQFTDKYGIQWMLHSQPYSKIKQK comes from the coding sequence ATGGCAAAAATTTATCCTTATTTAATGTTTGAAAACGCAAAAGAAGCATTAACCTACTATGAAGAAGTTTTTGGTGCGACTAACATTGCACGGATACAAATGACACCAGATCAAGAAGCGGCCTTTGATACACCAGTTCCTAATTTAGAAGACTCAACGATTCATGGTACGTTTAGTGTTTTAGGTGCGGATTTATTTTGTTCAGATACATTTGGGAAAAGTCTTGTAGAGGGCAATAACACCTCACTGTTGTTGGATATTAATAGTGAAGATGAAATTGCTGCTAAAGCAGCAGATGATTTTTATGACAAAGTGTTAGCTTCAAATACGGTTAAATTAGAAATGCCTTATGCCGAACAATTTTGGGGCGGTAAGATGGGCCAATTTACTGATAAATATGGTATTCAGTGGATGTTACATTCACAACCTTATTCAAAAATTAAGCAGAAGTAA
- a CDS encoding MDR family MFS transporter, whose protein sequence is MYTNEKTTFNPNLMAFALMLAAFVGLFGETALNMAFSNLMIEFSISAATVQWLTTAYLLVLGILVPVSALLIKWFATRKLFIISMFFSITGTVVAAFATNFEMLLIGRIIQAIGTGLVLPLLINVLLVIYPVHKRGAVMGVMGLVIVSAPAIAPTISGLIVDSLGWNYIFYVSALLLVINFILGIKVIKDVSTITKPKIDILSVLLSTIGFGGIVYGFSTAGDASMTDNTVLISLAVGLLALILFVWRQTRLEQPMLRMGVFKYPMFTLSLLFMIIAMMIILAAAILLPLYLKGSLLVSSAIAGLILLPGGFLNAALSPVIGQLFDRVGPRPFIPIGFLLAAIGLFSLSHITENTAIALIILCHSIVFIGITFMFMPSQTYGLNQLPPKLYPDGSAVMSTLQQIAGAVGTTLAILLMSSGQNTFAAKNPGADSSVLLAMGVQHAFTWLAVIAAAGFIGSLFIKVPKK, encoded by the coding sequence ATGTATACGAACGAAAAAACAACGTTTAATCCAAACCTAATGGCTTTCGCGCTAATGTTGGCTGCCTTTGTGGGTCTGTTTGGTGAAACGGCTTTGAATATGGCCTTTTCCAATTTAATGATAGAATTTTCAATATCAGCAGCCACAGTTCAATGGTTAACAACGGCTTACTTATTAGTTTTAGGTATTTTAGTTCCAGTCTCTGCACTTTTAATTAAGTGGTTTGCAACACGAAAACTATTTATTATTTCAATGTTTTTTTCTATTACAGGGACAGTTGTTGCGGCATTTGCCACAAACTTTGAAATGTTATTAATTGGTCGTATTATTCAAGCGATTGGGACCGGCCTTGTATTGCCATTATTAATTAATGTTTTATTAGTGATTTATCCCGTTCATAAACGCGGGGCTGTAATGGGAGTAATGGGGTTAGTAATTGTATCTGCTCCAGCGATTGCGCCCACTATTTCTGGTTTAATTGTTGATAGTTTAGGATGGAATTATATTTTTTATGTCAGTGCGTTATTATTGGTCATTAACTTCATTCTAGGTATAAAAGTAATTAAAGATGTTTCTACAATCACGAAACCGAAAATCGATATTTTATCGGTGCTGTTATCAACAATCGGTTTTGGTGGGATTGTGTATGGGTTTAGCACTGCAGGGGATGCGTCAATGACGGATAACACTGTATTGATTTCATTGGCAGTCGGTCTTTTGGCACTTATTCTTTTTGTGTGGCGTCAAACTAGATTAGAACAACCAATGTTAAGAATGGGTGTATTCAAATACCCAATGTTTACATTAAGTTTACTCTTTATGATTATTGCGATGATGATTATATTAGCGGCAGCTATTCTATTACCATTGTATTTAAAAGGAAGTTTACTTGTTTCTTCAGCAATTGCAGGATTAATTTTGCTGCCAGGTGGATTCTTAAATGCAGCATTATCTCCCGTTATCGGACAATTATTTGATCGAGTAGGACCGCGTCCGTTTATCCCAATTGGTTTTTTATTAGCAGCAATTGGTTTATTCTCACTTTCACACATCACAGAAAATACGGCAATAGCATTGATTATTTTATGCCATTCCATTGTTTTTATCGGTATTACATTTATGTTTATGCCTTCACAAACTTATGGTTTGAATCAATTGCCACCAAAACTATATCCTGATGGCTCAGCTGTAATGAGCACTTTACAACAAATAGCAGGCGCTGTAGGAACAACGTTAGCTATTCTGTTAATGTCGAGTGGACAAAATACATTTGCTGCAAAAAATCCAGGTGCGGATAGCTCAGTGTTATTAGCAATGGGAGTGCAACATGCCTTTACATGGTTAGCAGTAATTGCTGCTGCTGGATTCATTGGCTCACTCTTTATCAAAGTACCCAAAAAATAG
- a CDS encoding NAD(P)-dependent oxidoreductase yields MANVGFIGTGVMGTGMIKQLLAKGTAVKVYTRTAERAQKVLDAGATYCETAKELAQQSDIVFTVVGYPKDVETLYLGTDGILGAASTGTIFIDMTTSSPTLARELSAKASVLGKHVLDAPVSGGDIGAQNGTLSIMVGGERAAFEQVLPLFEKMGKTIVYQGDAGNGQNAKMVNQIAVAGTMLGVVEALVYAKKMGLDEKTVLESIETGAAGSWTLSNLGPRIIADDFEPGFFIKHFVKDMTIASNEAAQNGFELPGLQTAKRLYEVLENSGLSEKGTQALYHYYFMNK; encoded by the coding sequence ATGGCAAATGTCGGATTTATTGGTACAGGTGTAATGGGTACAGGGATGATTAAGCAACTGTTAGCCAAAGGAACAGCTGTTAAAGTATATACAAGAACAGCAGAACGCGCACAAAAGGTTCTTGATGCGGGTGCTACATATTGTGAAACTGCCAAAGAGTTAGCACAACAATCAGATATTGTTTTTACTGTGGTCGGATACCCAAAAGATGTAGAAACGCTTTATTTAGGAACAGATGGTATTCTTGGGGCAGCATCTACAGGTACTATTTTTATTGATATGACAACATCTTCTCCAACATTAGCACGTGAACTGAGTGCAAAAGCAAGCGTTTTAGGTAAACATGTATTAGATGCACCTGTTTCTGGTGGAGACATCGGTGCGCAAAATGGGACCTTATCAATTATGGTAGGTGGCGAACGCGCTGCATTTGAGCAAGTGTTGCCGCTATTTGAAAAAATGGGCAAAACGATTGTTTATCAAGGCGACGCAGGAAACGGTCAAAATGCCAAAATGGTAAATCAAATCGCAGTGGCAGGAACAATGCTTGGTGTTGTAGAAGCACTTGTTTACGCTAAAAAAATGGGATTAGATGAAAAAACCGTATTGGAATCGATTGAAACAGGTGCTGCAGGTAGTTGGACATTATCAAACCTTGGGCCGCGTATTATAGCTGATGATTTTGAACCCGGATTCTTTATTAAACATTTTGTGAAAGATATGACCATTGCTAGTAACGAAGCCGCTCAAAACGGCTTTGAATTACCTGGTTTACAGACGGCGAAAAGGCTTTATGAAGTTTTAGAGAATAGTGGATTAAGTGAAAAAGGAACGCAAGCACTTTATCACTATTATTTCATGAATAAATAG
- a CDS encoding ABC transporter ATP-binding protein, which produces MSVKFKMTNVSKTYQDGKETINVLENVSMQVNAGEFVAIVGPSGSGKSTFLSIAGALLSPTSGEVEIGGVAIEGLSKKAWTKLRLEKIGFIFQGANLIPYLTVEDQLKLIPQLAGSKSSVDSHELLSSLGLAHRLKQYPQQLSGGEKQRVAIGRALMNNPDLILADEPTASLDAERGYQVVEMLAKEVHEHNKAAIMVTHDERVLALVDRVLRIENGTITSETGHKKNPS; this is translated from the coding sequence ATGAGTGTTAAATTTAAAATGACCAATGTGTCAAAAACGTATCAAGATGGAAAAGAAACCATTAATGTGTTGGAAAATGTTTCAATGCAAGTAAACGCGGGTGAATTTGTTGCAATCGTTGGACCATCGGGATCAGGTAAGAGTACATTCTTATCAATTGCAGGCGCACTCTTATCACCTACAAGCGGTGAAGTTGAGATTGGTGGTGTCGCAATTGAAGGGCTATCAAAAAAAGCATGGACAAAGTTACGCTTAGAAAAAATTGGTTTTATTTTTCAAGGTGCTAATTTAATTCCTTATTTAACCGTAGAAGATCAATTGAAACTGATACCTCAACTAGCTGGCAGTAAAAGCAGTGTTGATTCACACGAGTTGTTGAGCAGTTTAGGATTAGCACATCGTTTGAAACAATACCCACAACAACTTTCGGGTGGTGAAAAACAACGCGTGGCTATCGGACGTGCCTTAATGAACAATCCAGATTTAATACTAGCGGATGAACCAACGGCTAGTTTAGATGCGGAGCGTGGCTATCAAGTTGTTGAAATGTTGGCGAAAGAAGTACATGAACATAATAAAGCTGCGATTATGGTGACACATGATGAACGAGTGTTGGCATTAGTTGATCGTGTATTACGCATTGAGAATGGAACAATAACAAGTGAAACAGGGCATAAAAAGAACCCATCTTAA